AAAGGAGTTTCATATAACTTTTGTTTATGGGTTCAATGAAGTTCGAGGTAGAGAAGCTTTGTGGCTGGATTTAAAAGACCTCAAGTCTAATATAGATGAGCCATGGATGATAGTAGGAGATTTTAATGAGATTTTGAACTATGATGAAAGAGCTGGTAGTAAGAACCATAAAAAGCCTTCCGAAAGTTTCAAGGAGTGTGTGATGTATTGTCAAATGGAGGACCTTAAATTTTCAGGAAGTTTCTTCACTTGGAATAATAAACAGAAGCCTGAAGAGAGAATTTTCTCTAAGATAGATCGTGCTTTGGTGAATCTGAAATGGACAGACTCCTTTTCGAATTCAGAGGTGGTCTTTCTGCCGGAAGGGGAGTTTGATCACTGTCCTATTTTGATCTCTTTCTATCAAGATGTTAGTACTGGGAAGAAACCTTTTAGATATTTCAGCATGTGGAAAACAACTCAGAGTTATAAGGCAGAGGTTGGGCAAAGCTGGCAGACACCCATTGCTGGTACTCCTATGTATCAGTTGGTGGGAAGACTGAAGAGGCTGAAGAGTGTTTTTAGAGCTATTAACAGGGAGGGATTCAATGAGATACAAAAGGTTGTTATTCAAGCCAAGCAAGAGATGTTAGATATTCAAGAAGACCTGAATATGGATCCACGGAATACTATTTTAATGGAACAAGAGCAAAGGGCCAGAGATAAATACTCTTATTACCAGAAAGCTCATAACTCTTTTTTAGCTCAAAAGGCTAAAATAGATTGGGTTCAAAATGGTGATGAGAATACGACCATTTTCCATGCTTTTTTGAAAGCCCGGAGAGTCAATAATAGAATTAATTGTATCCGGAATGAGAGGGGTATTTGGATGGATAAACCAGGGGATATTCAACAAGCATTTCTGAGTTATTAACAGAACTTATTAGGGACCTCAATGAGGAACAGAAGGAAGGTTTTTCATTCAATAGTGGCTGCTGGTCCATTAATTTCAGAGGAGCACAATCGAATTATTCAGGAATCGTTCTCCATTCAAGAGGTTAGAGATGCCATTTTTGACATACCAGGGAGGAAGGCACCTGGGCCGGATGGGTATGGGAGTTCCTTTTATCAGGATAACTGGGATCTGGTGGGTTAAGAGGTAGGTGCTGTTGTGACTAACTTTTTAAACACTGGTTTGCTTCTTAAAGAGATAAATGCAACAACCATTACACTCATTCCTAAAGTCAAATGTCCGAATAGTGTCCAAGATTTCAGGCCTATATCTTGTTGTAATGTGATATATAAGGCAGCCACCAAGATTATTTGCTCTCGCTTAAGGCAAATCCTCCCTGAGATAATAGCTGAAAACCAAGGTGGTTTTGTTCATGGGAGATATATAGCCTATAATATTATGGTTTGTCAAGATATTGTTA
The genomic region above belongs to Humulus lupulus chromosome 1, drHumLupu1.1, whole genome shotgun sequence and contains:
- the LOC133832250 gene encoding uncharacterized protein LOC133832250; amino-acid sequence: MGDLYMSLFPGWCFTNNNPWLDKGRIIVAWNPSIFSLDIRKCTSQLIHCIAQTCQKSKEFHITFVYGFNEVRGREALWLDLKDLKSNIDEPWMIVGDFNEILNYDERAGSKNHKKPSESFKECVMYCQMEDLKFSGSFFTWNNKQKPEERIFSKIDRALVNLKWTDSFSNSEVVFLPEGEFDHCPILISFYQDVSTGKKPFRYFSMWKTTQSYKAEVGQSWQTPIAGTPMYQLVGRLKRLKSVFRAINREGFNEIQKVVIQAKQEMLDIQEDLNMDPRNTILMEQEQRARDKYSYYQKAHNSFLAQKAKIDWVQNGDENTTIFHAFLKARRVNNRINCIRNERGIWMDKPGDIQQAFLSY